In Anopheles arabiensis isolate DONGOLA chromosome 2, AaraD3, whole genome shotgun sequence, the genomic window CGTGATTGAGCGCAAATGTGAGCTTTACCTCCCTTCCTAAATTCGGCCTTTTGGTATTAGACAAATGGGGGggatttttttgaattgaatttaacTTATTCACGTGCGCGCACCCTCTAACCTTCACCAAAAAATTAACCGTACTGAGGATTTGGTTTGAAAGTCTGTGTGCTGTgagtgaaggaaaaaaacccaacccaccaccaccaccctttgCACTCTTCGTACACATTTAAGTACAAACATACGCGCGGGGCTGTCTGTTGCCTTTTTGTTGCCTCCTTTCGGTCTCGATGCTTAATCCtcaaaagagggaaaaaatcgTTTCGActcaaagcaaaaaataaaggaGGACGCTTCAAGTTGATCGCGGGACGAACGAAGGGGCATAAGGGGTGAAACCCCTGCGCACATGGTATTGAATAAATTCGATAAAGATAATAACAGAAACTACGCAAGCATTAGCagcaaccagcagcaaccaagcaacagcatcatcacTCATAACTGACCGGTACACGATGATGACGATTGTTCATAATTGTTCCCCTCTGAGTCACTCGGCAGAAAGGGGGGGTACCAGGGGGGTCGGAGGGGGATGGGTACTTGCTGCGTTTGTGTTGTTACTCGGCCGGCTCTTAAACCTTGCGCCCCTAACACGCGATCGCCCCTTCGATCTTAGGTTGGCCGTTTATCTCGGAAACCCTGTCGCTTGTGCGTACCGATCGATCGTCGGtctatgtgtgtctgtgtgtgtgtgtgtgtgtggtttaaaTGAGAAAACAACCTCCACCCAAAAAATAGTGCCCCTGCGCGCGAGCGATCTCGTCTTCTATTGAACTGAAATGCTTTAATATTTTAACTCGTCGATCGTTGTCGATCGTCGTCTTCCCCGTCGTGTCTGTATGGGTGTTtgtgagcatgtgtgtgtgtgtgtttataccTGTCCTTTCCTGGTTTCTTCGTCTCGCGTGCCCTTCCCCCTCTAAGAGTAGTTGGCATTTTGAAGAGGCTGAAGGTTTTTAAGCGCGCGtaagtttatttaaaaataggaGAATAAAGGAGGTAATAATTAGATATTCGATTGTACGTACCTCCTTTGCACTTACATACggtctatctctctctctctcttctttcctCTTCTGTACCTTTTCTCTCGCTATTGTATATGTATGCCAAAAGTATTAGGGAGAAAATAGATAGAGGCAaacttttgattttttaccTTTCCTTTCCCCCGTTTCTCTGTACCTTCTGCGCTTGTACCCTCTTAGTTGGATCGCACAGCTTTTTCCCTCCGCACCACGGCACCACGATTTAAAAGATGGTTATGCTAAGAAgtatgattattattacaaCAACCACTAAGTGACACACATGTGCGAACAGACGGTGCAAGTGAACATCCTCCTCTAGCAGCACCTCTAGCAGCGACGCGGGtcgggtgtgtgtttggtggtgttcTAACTTACTGTCGGTCTGTCTGTACACAACAGCAAAGTACACAACGTACACTAACCAacgaaaaatacgataaaaacgTGTTCATATTAGGTGAGTTTCAGCTTCTTTTGACCCTGTTTCGTTCGGGAAAGACCGTTAGATGGTGAACAGGTGATAAGAGCAAGTGTGAGGTTGATTACGCCGACGAAGGAAGTGTTTCTATTGTGCGATGAAGCTGGAAGCAAATCAAGTCCATCAAgtcgttgtgtgcgtgtgtgtctgcgtgtgtgtgtagggaaaGCGATTACGATCGAATATAAttatgtttccctttttttggctttgtGTTGTGTACATGAGCGCGTTTGCGACTCCAAATAGTAGATGCCCAAAGTGGGAAAGATTATTTCGAGACCCGTGGTTCGTGGACTCTTGCCCATCTTTTGTGTGTTGGGAAGATTATAGAAAATTTGCAGCTTCCAGAAGAAGGAACTGCTACGACTGCAAGCGGAAGGAAGTCATTTGAAGGCTCGCCTCGTGTATCTTGTGTTGAAATCGCGATCGTGATCATTTCACTAACCATTTATTTGCATTCTTTCTTCACTCTCTTTCAGATCAAATTACTCCAACTCCTAGCTAAACactacgtgcgtgtgtgtgcgcatcgatctcccccccccccattcgaAAATGCTTCAAAGCACGATCGGGCAGGCGCAGCGCTTCAAGAAGCGCGAGCGCACCCAGAACTGGGCGTACGAGGAGAAACACTTTCTGCTCGAGCTCTGCCGCAAGGATATGCACATCATCGAGAACAAGCGGCTGGACAGTGCGCTGACAACGCTGAAAAACCGAGCCTGGAAGATCATCCACCAGCAGTTTGCGATCGCGTTCGGTACGGACCGGAACTGCAACCGGCTGAAGGAGCAGTGGCGCCGCATGAAGGCCTGCACGCGGGCGGAAATGCTTGACTACCAGCAGCGGATACAGCGATTCGGGCAGGAGGTGGCCGACCGCAAGAAGCCGAGCCAGTTCACGTTCGAGATCTGGGACTTTATGCAGGAGGCGAAGAAGGTGTGCAAGAACGAGCTGATGGACGATGTGGACTACTCGAAGATGAAGCTGTCGCTCGAGGAGAACCTGCCGCAGGGTGTGTCGATAAAGGATTGCAGCGACGAGAACGACGACGAAAGCTCGTCGATGTGGTAAGTTGGAGGAGCATTCAATTGTGCCTCGCTTGCCTCACTTTCTTGCTGAGCTGTGATTAATTGTTCCCCCTTTCTTCCCCTTTTCTCATCTACTATGGCAGGGATAAAACATCACAAAATCTGTGCGAGGTGCAAATTAAGGAAGACTCCCAGGACGAGCTGGACGATTACGACAAGGGTCCGTCGGCCAAATACCCGCGCCTGCGGGGGCTCTCGAGCACTTCGTCCCCGTTCGGCACACCGTCGTCGGCGGCGGATGCGGTGCAGAGTCGGTTCAACGAGCTGATCGCGTCCAGCTTTGCGAGCCGTCTCGCCAACAACAGCGATCATCACCATCTCAGCGGAACCGGCGGATCCGgcagcaaccacaacaacaataacaacaacaacaacaacacggccAGCGGGAACAAGCTGCTCGAAAGCCTTGACGCCTACCACCGGACAGCGTTTGGCAGTGAGTCGAGTTTGGCCGATCTGACCGCACACGGAGGCGGCAATGCCAGCGCTAACCTCTCGCAGATGGATCTAAACAACACGCTCGAGGCGCTCAACATGCTAAAGTCGCGGTTCAACCGCATCATGGAGCCAGGCTACTGGAAGAATGCAATGCAGGAGGCACACAATCTCACCACGGCTGGCCACCAGCAGGCACCACCGGATTCACCGACCGGAATGGCGCACCACAGTGCTGCGGcatcggcggcagcagcagcggcagccaaTCAACTTCTGCAGGGTCTCGCAAACGGTGCCGCAAACGGTGCACTCATCAACGATGACGATCACGAGGCGATGGTGGCGGCGCACCAGCGggccgcagcaacagcagcagccacgaCGCCTCCACCGCCCGCCAGCAGAAGTGCGAGCGCCGGCATGAAGAAGCAGATGGAGACGCAGCACCACCAGAGCGAGCACGATCTGCGGATGCAGATACTGAAAACGGAACTAGAAACAGCTAAAATCAACAAAGAGACCGCCGAGCTGAACCGGCAGCTTGCGCTACAGAAGCTCGGGCGGCGGGCAGGCGGCAACAGGACGAGCAGCGTCGCCAGCGCCGGCGACGTGGCCAATCACTCCGACCGAAGGGACGACGACGAGCTGGATGTGATGATGGAGGACAACACTTCGAGCTCGACCGTGCCCGAGGGCAGACTGGTGGTCCGGTCGCTATCGTCGATGGAAGCGgcaccggcggtggtggcggcgggaTCGGCAGCACCTCCATTGCCACTGTCCGTTCCCTCCTCACCATCGTTGCCGTTGCACGTGCACAACATCGAGTAGGGATCGAGATTAGGGATTATTAGGGGATTATCAGGACAGCAGAGGACTTCCAGAGCCACCAAAGGCAAATCGGCGCATCGGAATCGGGTCGGTTAGAATTTATTTATCATTCCGCAAAacaaacagtgtgtgtgtgcatgtgtgtggtaCACCAAAAGCCTCGTGCACGTGTATCGGATCGGTGGGTTGCGATCGTTTTagtgtaaaaaataaacaaagttGCTCCCATTTAGCATGCAAAGTAGTAGTGTCCTAGACGTAAGAGCGAATAGAGGAGGCAGTAATAAGAGGGCACGGGACGACGGAGGTCTATTAAGTGAAGGGAGCGCGGAATGAGACTGCAGCAGTGGTTGAATGGAAAGTTACGCGCGAAGATGCATGCAAAGAGCATTCCACTTAATGATAGCAACcagttttataaaaataataaaaaaacagatagTGAAATCAATAAGCACTTTGGGGAGGGGGTACTGCAATAGTTCGAACGGGTGGTaatagcagcagtagcagctaGAGAGAAGCTAGTAGTAGATGCGGCACTTTAGACTGAAAGGCGCAGCTGGGGAGGGAGAGCGGGTGTGCTGTGGAGAAATTGGTTCAAACCAATTTTACTGTTGAGCAATCGACCAGgcagaaggggggggggaggtggtcGGCAAAGGTCGACGCCTAAAGAAGTGCGGATAAAGCagaaagataaaacaaacgCAAGAGCATCCCGCCAAGCGCCATGTTCTATGGCGGCTTAAAGGCACGGTACGCCAATATGTGTTCGCTTGTTGAGGAAGCGGActggggaggaggagggattTTATCGTGTTATCGTGAGGAGTATGGTTTTTTCTCCTCCAAATAGTACTATGCGCTTGCTTGGTCAGTTTTTCCTTGCGCGGTTGTTTCGCGCGCGGCTGTCCAAAATTGCAACCCAGATTTAGTGTGTAATTATCGCTGCCTCACCCCGAACtgggtgtgagcgtgtgtgtgtgtgcgcgcgccgcGTGGCTACGATTTAATTGCGGGGAAAGCGGCATCATCCAGCGGCGGCCGGGCCAGCAGTTTAATGGTGGTGCGGTGTAATTTTGAGGCATTTTGCACAAATAGCTGGCGCATTTATGGGGTCAGATTTGAATGCCGGATCGGCGCTAAGGATGTGAGGCtgcacgcgcgcgtgtgtgtgtgtgtgcgtcgatTGGTTCGATCAATTTTTTGTAGGTTTTTAGGTACTGACGGGTGTGGTGGGTGTGTGCCTAATCATGGCTTCACCATATCGTTGGCAGCGGCGGTCCACTCTACGTTACGATAGTATGTAGTATTTGGACTTTCTGTCTAAGTGTAGACATCTTTTACTTAGAGTGACTTGTCGCCAACGATCGAATGCTCTAGCGATCGAGTTTGACATACTctattttttacgatcaatcGTTGTGTAAAATGTTGTATTGTACTATTTGTGAAGTATCTTCTAtctggcgtaacgtcctacgcggacatgccggcctgtaCAGGCTATCGAGACCTAATTCatttaccacgcagccggataagTCAAAtttttgctacggggagacggtccatttgaggcttgaacccatggtgggcatgttattgagtcgttcgagttgatgactgtaccacgggaccccCCACAGAAATACAAATGGAACTGAGGATTTCATATGTTAGGTCGTTAATTATCAAATATCAGAACATACGAGTAGGCATAAGATGGCATAAGAGCATTATTTCATTAATGGGTCGCTTTTTCAGATCCATTTCATTGTGGGAGCGCCTAAAAACTTTCAGATAGGTGACATGTTTGACAGATATTGGCGGCAAACCATATAAGGAGCAGAACTGTCATATCTGCATGACATTTTGACAGCATGGTAGGCAAAAGtccgacatccgacacgatcGATCATCTGCCTATCTGCATTTCGTTGATATTATTAAATGAAACGGCGTGTCGCTCAATTAAATAATCTTGAATTTCTTTACAACTGTTCAACTAATTTTTCCCATTAATTTCTTTGATTCGTTTTCACTCGAGATCTGCTCGAATGAAATCGCTTCCTACAACAGCTCGAACCGACGTCTGCCCAACTGTCAGACGTTAGCGAAATGTTGCGCGGGCCCATTCTGACGTTTCGCCCGTCTTGCGCTGTGTAACCGCGACCGTACTCTTCAATCTAGCTGTCGCGAGCAttaaaaaagcagcagcaaaaagccAAGAGCCGTGGAAAAGGGCAGATTGACGCAGGATTTACGCATTTTGCACTCGCACTAGCCTGATGTGTGTTATTGCTCCCTTGTTTCGCTGATTATGTGCCCGATCCAGTGCAATAGCGGTACAGGTTGTGGAGACTTGTGAGCAAAAGCTGTAAGAAAAAACGCAAATCGAAAAACGGCAGCCAGCAAAATTAGCGTGAGTGTGGCATAGTCGCGACAGCCCCGAGCCAGAGTGGGAGCGAGCggtgaatgtgtgtgagtgcgtgtcgTCTGCATGTACCAGCAAGTaggtgtatg contains:
- the LOC120894056 gene encoding protein abrupt, yielding MLQSTIGQAQRFKKRERTQNWAYEEKHFLLELCRKDMHIIENKRLDSALTTLKNRAWKIIHQQFAIAFGTDRNCNRLKEQWRRMKACTRAEMLDYQQRIQRFGQEVADRKKPSQFTFEIWDFMQEAKKVCKNELMDDVDYSKMKLSLEENLPQGVSIKDCSDENDDESSSMWDKTSQNLCEVQIKEDSQDELDDYDKGPSAKYPRLRGLSSTSSPFGTPSSAADAVQSRFNELIASSFASRLANNSDHHHLSGTGGSGSNHNNNNNNNNNTASGNKLLESLDAYHRTAFGSESSLADLTAHGGGNASANLSQMDLNNTLEALNMLKSRFNRIMEPGYWKNAMQEAHNLTTAGHQQAPPDSPTGMAHHSAAASAAAAAAANQLLQGLANGAANGALINDDDHEAMVAAHQRAAATAAATTPPPPASRSASAGMKKQMETQHHQSEHDLRMQILKTELETAKINKETAELNRQLALQKLGRRAGGNRTSSVASAGDVANHSDRRDDDELDVMMEDNTSSSTVPEGRLVVRSLSSMEAAPAVVAAGSAAPPLPLSVPSSPSLPLHVHNIE